In the genome of Euleptes europaea isolate rEulEur1 chromosome 4, rEulEur1.hap1, whole genome shotgun sequence, the window TTATATTCATGAATTGTTTGATTAGAAATATGAGCTCTGTGACCAATACATTTTATCAATTAGGAAACAGTCCTATTACTTATATTCAAGATATACTATTGCCTGAATGAATGGGAATTGTTAACAAATTGTAAAACCCGGCAATCTTAAAGGCCTGCCACCTCAGTCATTATCTGGAGAGGGAATCACAAAATCAATGATCAGTTACCCCCTATGGTTTTTCTTATCCACAAGAGAAGGGTCTTTGTAAGCCGAGTGTAGACACCAGGGTATTGAGCTGAGGCACATTTTGACTGTTTACCAAAGGATGTTATGCCTTTTTGTTCATCCTTGCATACCAAAGGACCACCAGAGTCACCCTGGAAAAAAAGAAGTGAGAGATTTGACATTAACGTTTGCACAAGCTGGCACATGCCACAACATTTTAAAGATCTGACAATTGCAGTTGCCTCTCCCCTCTTGGGTACAAATATTGTTGCATGCCTTGCTGCTCTTATATTGGGAAGATATGTTCGTTAGAGAAAAGCTTGATACCTTACTTGACCTAGTTCTGATGACACTGTGTTACTGTGATGTCCAGACTTGGTTGCCAGAGAAGCAGGAACCCCTGACTTCTCCTTTGTCTTTCTACCACAAATTGGACTACATAACAGGACTGTATTACATTCTTTGAAAATGATTACTTTGATGCTGGTTACGCCCATGCTAggagatccatagggttgccacattccttttcgccaccggtgggaggttttttggggtggaggctgaggagggcagggacttcaatgccatagagtccaattgccaaagtggccattttctccagatgaactgatctatatcggctggagatcggttgtaatagcaggagatcgccagctagtacctggaggctggcaaccctagagatccaTGATTGGGTTTCCCAAGCAGTTTTTATTTGTAAATAGGAACCCTGCATACAATAAATACCTGTGCCTTATATATTTCTCACAATTAAGCAAAAAAGCTGTTCTACAATATAGTccaaggtcaggaaaatggcatggggggaacCATTAAACCCCCACCATACTCTTGAAGCTACTTTATACTcagttggtctatcaaggccagtattgtctactcttacggataccatggactgccaaaaaaacaaataagtgggttatagatcaaatcaaacctgaactgaccctagaagctaaaatgcttaaactgaggctatcgtattttggtcacattatgagaaggcaagagtcattagaaaagacagtcattctaggaaaagttgagggcagcaggaaaagaggaagacccaaaaagagatggactgactcaataaaggaagctacagccctcaatttgcaagatctgagcaaggctgtcaaagataggacattttggaggtctttcattcatagggtcgccatgagtcggaagtgacttgacggcacttaacacacacacattgtctacACTGACTTGTGGTatccctccagggtctcaggcagaggtctttcatattgtcagttactttatttttttcccctactgaagatgctggagattgaacctgggactttctgcagatGCTGAACCATGACCCTCCCCCTGTGGTGGCTCTGATCCAAACTGAGACCACCCATGGCTGCAGTAACAGGAGTTGCTTGAGAGACCCAATCAAGGAGCTTCCAATCTAGCCCTAAATCACCATACAAGTGCTATACTAACCATTTACAATAGATAAAAGATTAGGAGCAACTTTCGTGGTGAAGACTGATGTAGCCTTTTTCATCAGTCCTAGCAAGGTCTTTGCATGCAGAGCAACTTGTCATCTTGAACACTGAACCAGCAAGAATTTAGGCTCTTGCTTTATATGTCAGTTGGGCTGCCCAACCTTTGAAAAGAAATGTTGAAGTCTGCTTGGTGTTGCACTAACATACATATATAATGCTCATGTACATTCTCATTTTTACAGAAATAATAGAAAAAACTGCTGTGTGCACTGGGGTGTGGGTGGAGGTGTTTTTGACCTGTCATATAACCTATATATAATCCACGAGGATTATAAACTGATAAGGAACTGAAGTTACAGGCCTACATCCAATCATTACACGTTTGAATTAGTGTCCAAAATTGTTGCCTGAGGGAAAATATGTGGGTACAACTTGCTGATTTCTTCATACAACTAATTAAAGTCCAAATGCTACATATTGTTAAATTCAGGTGTTCTTAATCATTTCTTTTAAAGAACAGTTATTTGTTGTCAaacaaaatatattgaaaatattATAGGAGAAAAATGGGGCCAAAAGCCGCTTTCTTGGTTTGCCCACAGAGCTTACAGGGTCTGAACCCTTATAAATAATATTGTGAGTGCTGTGAACAATGACACTGGGAAGCAGAGCAAGCAGGAGTGAGCCCCTACTTGATAAATACATTCTCTTTCTTACCTGACATgcatccttctttccttttttgtcaCCAGCACATATCATGTTCATTGTGACAACAGGATTGGAATTGTAGTGTTTCTTGTCATTGCAGATACTTCTCTCAATGACCGTGACGTTAACTTCACGCAGAGTATCAGAGGGCTTTCTGTCTTTGTTTTGAGTAATGCCCCATCCAGCTACTAGACACTGCGTGCCTGCTTTGAGGTCATCATCAGTATTAGGAAGCTTGATGGTCTTCACGTATTGATTGAGCTTTGCTGTTCCCTTAAGCTAAAGGAGTGATGAAACCCAGAAGCGGTTAGAAACAATCACACGGCAAATGCAGATCTTTAGTTCATAAGATTTCATGCCACCATACTAACTTTTTGCAATATTTCTTGCAAtttgcagcagcagaagaaggaaAAATAGAGGAAAATGGTTGACCTCAAAAGCGTTTACCCTTGCTCACCAAAAGAAATATCAAAGGATGTATTAATGAGAGGTGCTTGCAGTTGTGGATCGTTCCCTAGTGATAATTTCTAACCTGGGGGAAGTTGCTTCTTGTGTGCAGGCACATGTGGAGTAATAGCCATGCAAGTCAGGGGGCCGCACTGAGGAGGGGGCAAAATCTCCCTCCCGCctgttgcagcagcagcaggagagtaggtttttataaccgcttttctctaccttaaggagtctcagattgggttacaatcacattcccttcctctccccacaacaggtaccttgtgaggtaggagggactgagagagttctgagagaattatgtctggcccaaggtcacccagtaggcttcatgtggaggtgagaaatcaaacccggttctccagattagagcttgctgctcttaacaactacaccacactgactctcagagTGGGTGCTtgcagaaaagggaggaggagacaATTTTGTGCTGTCCCCCCCAGTCCACATGATATTAGTCTTTGGGTCCCACAACctcaggaatcaactttcccagggttGGAATGGAATCACAGGGAGACAATCGGCACACCAAGGCTACTAAATTAATGGTAACAATGAGTTAGTAAATTGTATCTTATAAATTACTCTTTATTACACTCACAGTGGGTATGTGTAGGATAATCTACAGCAGACTTTATAAAACCAATATCCACTGTAAACCTGTCAACTAAACCAGAGAGCTGGGACACTTACAGATACTGTGCTTGTTAATAGTATAATTGTAAAACTGACCTCTAACTTCCATTTGAGCAACTAGTTCAGTTTCAGATAGTTGAATTTGGTGGTTAAAATATATTATTCACATGGCAAGAAGGATGAGTTTCTGAAATTtcttataaatatatttcttatatATACAAAATGTGGTTTTCATTAGTATTTATTGTAAATGCATGTGTTGTTTTTAACATGTACCTGCAGAAGCTTAATGTCGTTGTCATTTGTCTCCTCATTATAGCATGGGTAGGGAACAAATTtagcaattttaaaaatctgctgacTTTCTTCTTTCTTAGATGATGAATGAGCTCCAAGAACAACTTCAGAATTTTTGTCcctgagaagataaaatgacattGATAGTTTGAAGGGTGACCAAAGTTTCATTTCTCATCAGTGTTGTACTAGTATTCCCTTTCTGATAAATACTTCACAGAGGACCTTCTTTGAATCACTGCCTCAGTCAGTTCCTGCCATCTCCACTTATACAGTCTCATATTTTGGGAAAGACTTTTTTTCTGCCTGACATCTTAGCAAgctggtttcagagtaaatactgagctagatggaccaatgggcaGGTCCacaaatataaggcagcttcactgaCTATGTAGGTAACAAACTCACATATTATGGCTACTCAAaaagccctggagaaagtcctggggtttctggagtactgcagaatcaccagcagaaatccggaagcatctgagtccctgccccttgaaaacgctgctttgtaattggctgtagtgcttactgtgagaaaaacgtcacccccaccccacagctcCCCACTCCCGCTCTTTTGCTTATGCATAAAAATGGGGACAATTCAACCTGAGATGATCTCAGGGGATATCGAAGAATCGTGTTACAACAGAAccaggaagacccggacattacACGGGCTGGGCGTAAgatcatctctaagggatggaaaactcatgcataaccccaatggaAAACTGAGTTAGACGagtggagaaagtaagtcaaagtgcccatgcataaaagatcaaaGTCAGAAATGAGGATTATTAAAGGGGATTCAAGAATGCATTGAAGTGGAGAGAATTAACATATGTGGACAAGAGAGTGATTTCAAGTATTAAGTATCAGTACGGTGTTCATACAAACGGAACTCACAGGAGGAGAGAGTGAGGGCCAAACTGGGCCATACTGCATTCTTGTGGTGGTCTCAAGGGTGCAGTTGTGATGGAGAAGATTCCAGTTGTTTTTCTTCCCCATTCCACTCAAAGTAATCAGATTAAAAACACTGAATGGAgtgttggaggggggaaaaacctatCTGAGATGGGATAACATCCACTTACTGACTgaagggtgggaggtttttttttttttttttttttgagagagagaggagaTAGAAGGTATCCTGAGATTTTTAGGGAATCCAACAGGGACTTTTAAGAGTATTGTTTTAGACAGGCAGGGCTTGGGTGAAGTTCCTAAAAGAACAGTCAACATATAAATCTTGTTTGATTATTGTTTCCAAGTTTAAGCCTCCTAGCAAATATGCATAGTAACAACTGACCATAAAGCACCTTCCAGGTCTAAGAACTCCAGCGTCCTTATCAGTGGTTATAAATGACAGCAGTACTTTAAGATCTACAGGTTATGGTCTTGCTCATTCCTAAGGTGCTCTTGTCAAATTATGTCCAGCAGAACttggcaaacaacaacaacaaaatagaaaTCCAGACTTACAAAACACAATGGGCGGCTGTTAGAACCCAATTTTGCTTGACCAAAGTTCCTCCACAGTATTCTTTTCCTTTGATCAAGGCCATATAAGGTCTTGAATGTGGAAACGATTCTTTCCCTCCAATTATACTTGCACATTCACCTAAGTAGAAACAAGCAGTGCCAATCAGGCTGGGTTGTACAGATGGTGGCAGAGTTTAATCTATTACTAACACTGCAAAGTAGTATCATAATGGAAAGGAAGTCCACACAACGTGTGAGCCACCAGACTAAGAACTGCTCACCAGTTTTATGTTCATAACTCTATTTTTGTAGTCCCAAGCAGGCAACAAAATAATTTATTGGACTTTTAGGCCGCTCTAGCCCAGCGAGCTGGCTCAGATTGACTTACAACATTATTATACAGTTAAAAACCAATGCAATATAAAATCAGTACAATAtaacatcaattaaaatcaacAGCGCAGTTCATTTCCAATATCCCAGCAATAAATAAAAAGGGGACGAAAGAAGAGAAGGGAGGCCAGTAAGATgggaaaccattgctgtcctcagccatatgcccagtggaacaactccattttgcaggccctgtggaattggtTTAAGTCACACAGGGCCCGGATATCACTTgggagagcattccaccaggtttGGGCCAGAGCCGAGAAGGCCCTAgccatggttgaggacagccggatgtcttttgggccagggatcaccagcagattttcCCCAGCAGAGCTCAAAGCTCTTGGGGGGACATaacgggagaggtggtcccacagttatgatggtcccagaccattaagggCTTTGAAAATCATTActaaaaccttaaacctgattcgACCTTCAATCCGGAGCCAGcacagctggcagagcactggtcGAATATGTGCTCCCCAGGGGGGTCTCCATAAGGACCTGTaccgccacattctggaccagttgaagtttccggagcagtcttaagggcagccatgcatagagcgagttacagtagtctagtctggaggtggccattgcatggatcactgtggccaggtcaGGGTGAGAGAGGCAGAGCACCAGCTGTTTTTCAAGGCAACAATGATAAAATGCCACTCTGGCTACAGCcatgacctgtgcctccattgtaaGAGAGGCATCTAAAGTCATGCACGAACTCTTGACAGACGATGCAGGAATTAGTTGCACCCTGTCAAGAGCTAGGAGCTGGGCCCcctttgctttggagggtggactctataactTTATAGCCCagatgaggtccttcccctccccaaatcctaccttccccaggatccatcccccaaatctccaggaattttccaacccagagcaggcaatccTATATACATTGCAGTCCTAtacacagttactccagtctaagcccatttattttaGTTGGTATAGGccaagtaattctgcataggattgtagttATACAGAACTATACTACTGGATTTCTCCATTGGAATCACTATTAGGTCAACATGATGTCAAAAGGTAGAACACTGCATGTGTCAAACATTATGTATTTTGTCCATCTGCTACAGAAAATACGGTCGGTGGGGGGGCAGGCTGCATGTGGCTGAAAGAGTTTTTTAAAGTGCCAACACTTTTTGCATCTGACAAAAGAGGCTCCAGCTCACAAAATTTTGTGCCAGAATAGTTTTTAAGGCGCCACAAGACTCTTGTTAtttggctgcagcagactaaTGAGGCTGTTCCTGTGGCATTTCCTTAATTGTGGCCACCCCGCAGAAATAGATCACTCTAATCAGGCCCGACCCTTCCACTGACACATGCTCTGGGTACAATTCTGAGGAATGACCGCCGCCACTACGCTTACCCAGCAGGAGGCCAGCAGCCCTGCCAAGCTACCAACCGGCTCCTATGAACTATTTACTGCCTAACTAAGCATTATATGCAAAACCAATGGATGTTTCTGTTAAGGGACAGGGACCTTGGTGGGGCAGTTTGGAAGGCAAGGCGACGTGGGGGAGAAAGGGTAGTCAACCATTCCCCACTTCCTGCATTCAATCACCTGCTAGAAAGGTGTTCACCCCTCCCAGTGCCGTATTTCCTTACTTGAAGGAACTGTTCAGAGTTTTATTGTTGCACATGTTTGCTTCTATCTACTTACATCCAtcaccctgacccggatggcccaggctagcctgatctcatcagatctcagaagctaagcaaggtcagccctggttagtaattggatgggagaccactgaggaagtccagggttgttatgcagaggaaggcactggcaaaccacctctgttagtctcttgctttgaaaaccctatggggtcgccataagtcagctgcaacttgatggcactttacacacacaaatacacattcATCATATGTATATACCACTTTTCTTTCAGAATGGAATTAAAGATGGTATGCATAGGGCTCCGAGGCAGTCTCTCATCCAAACATTGATTAAACCCATACCAATCCATACCATGAGATCAtgtaatgtagaagaagaagaattggtttttatatgctgactttctctaccacttaaggaagaattaggccagcttacaatcaccttcccttcccctccctacaacagacaccctgtgaggtcggtggggctgggagagctgtaagagctgtgactagcccaaggtcactaagctggcttcatgtgtaggagtggataaacaaatccagttcatcagattagcatccaccgctcatgtggaggagtggggaatcaaacctggttctccagatcagagtccaccgctccaaaccatggctcttaaccactgcaccacgctggctctctgtacagCTAAACCCTCAAACTGCTATCATTCATTCAACTATACAGGTTAGGCCTGGGGTCCCTCCTCTGTCAGACATAATAGTCTGACAGACTATTAAGTTGTGAGTTCTCCTCAATACATGCAGTGCCCGGTTCAGGACAAGATCAGAGCACATGTACAAAAGGGGCTTCAGCCAACCCCGGCACCattttttccaacctgaaactgactcacAGGGTACTGTTTGGAGAAATCCACATGTTACCTGAGATAAAGGTGCACTTCCAGGCCAATTGTGGGCCAAGAAAATGGTGTGTGCATGGATGTAtgtgggaaagctgaagccccttctccaaaCATGACACGGTCCTGATCAGAATCAGGCATCACACACATGAGGACTGAGAACAAACTGCAATTCATGTCTGACTGCTACATCTGATGCAGGGTGGGGGACCCCAAACCCAGCCTGTATACTCCATATTACCAGCACTTTGCTAGATATTGCACAGACCATAGAAAGGACAGTCACGTTTCAGAAGGTTTCAACTGACAGTCCAGTCATGGGAAGGGTGAATGTCCAGATACAGCATGATAGCACTTACCTTTGGAAATCCCAACAAGCAAAATAGTAGCAGAGAAATACAAGACAAAGAAATGCTCCATCGTTGCTGCTTTGTGTTTCTCCCCAATTAAGGATCCAGTATATATTGAGAACATAAAGGAAGTGAGCTTTGGTTTC includes:
- the LOC130476761 gene encoding granzyme A-like, which translates into the protein MEHFFVLYFSATILLVGISKGECASIIGGKESFPHSRPYMALIKGKEYCGGTLVKQNWVLTAAHCVLDKNSEVVLGAHSSSKKEESQQIFKIAKFVPYPCYNEETNDNDIKLLQLKGTAKLNQYVKTIKLPNTDDDLKAGTQCLVAGWGITQNKDRKPSDTLREVNVTVIERSICNDKKHYNSNPVVTMNMICAGDKKGKKDACQGDSGGPLVCKDEQKGITSFGKQSKCASAQYPGVYTRLTKTLLLWIRKTIGGN